The DNA region GTTAAGGAAGTGGTTGTTGAGGCACTAAAATGTTTGTGCAACATAGCTTTCAACAGTGAAGTGGCACGGGCGTTGTGTGCACACACTAGTATAGCCCAGGGGCTAGTAGCAAGATTACGCTCCTATAAAGAAATATCCTTTAAAGATGAAATAATGCTGTTTGATATGAAATTGTTATTCATTTTGACAGCCTTAAGACAAGACATaaaggctaaaataaaaaatgatttacaTGGAATGGATTACTTGATAAGCTGTTTGAATGAGCTTGTTGTTGAAGCAACAGAGCCTCAAATGGAGGTTGCTGGAGTTAGTGATGTGATTGAGGGGTCCCATAACTGTTATTTACAGGtaaaattttttacttaataaacaatatgagtGTATCAATAGAATATAAGAaaccatattttatttcaatttgagtgctataattactataatactggatttttttattttatttaggagaATCAACAAGCAATAATGTGTGAAATATTAAAGACTCAGTTCAACCTCATGTTGCATTCTGGTTCGGAGGAGCCAGTGAGTGAAGAAGATGAGGGAATGTACCTAAGACTAATGCCAGCATTAACTACGTTGCTATATGCTCATGTACCAACACAAGAGAAATTGATGGAGCTACACAGTAATATTGCTAACTTATTGACCAGGTAAGTAACAAAGTTAGAGTAATTAATTCAGACACtataactatattattgtacaatatcagcctgtgaatgtctcactactgggcttcctctcctcttttgaggagaaggtttggtctTTATTCCACTACCCTGCTCCAATATcagtcggtggaatacacatgtgggagaatttcagtgaaattagacacatgcagggttCCTccctatgttttccttcacatcgagtatgagatgaattattgtcacaaattaagcacatgcttgcctgggcttgaatcCATGATTATCGGGTAAGATTCACACAttcataccactgggccatttcggctctttgttattgtatttattttaaatataaataattattaatgatcaACCTTCATACTTAATAGGGATGCTATGGAGCTCCATAACAGTAACCGAAACCATTGAtatatctgaaataaaaattgaccTGAAACCGAAACTAAatctgataaaaaaatgtatattattagttagtattattttgtttttacatacAGTATTATCTACTTAAAAAGATTAACTACATTAATCTGTTTTAAGGCTATTAAGGCTTGattattgttgtttgttttttctatgattgtaataaaatatactaacttACAAATAAGGTCAAATTGTTACCTTGTGATTTGTATTTTCCTTTTACAATTCTTAAATAATCTATTcaataatctaattaataaCCAAATTTCAGATATAGCTATGGATATTCCATAACTATATGAAATTGgtaaaatatcaatatcaagATTTGAAATTTCATATTTCCTACCAATTAACATCTctgttactaataataatatagtatagtatagtaaatGATAaggcttttttattattctctaGTATTCCACCGGTTTTCTATCAGTATTTGACCCCGGAGTTGAATGATGGGGAAACAGCACAAAACATATATGATGGCAGGAACATGGATGCTTTACAAGCCTTGCTTCAGCTTTTGCAATATAGACTCTCAATAACCACAgtaagtttgttttaaatagaccgagaattttattattactggatactgttttttttaaatacaaaatatatatgttataatattaaataaatatatagataaagaaaattatatttaagggaAATCTGCAAAATGACTAAAAcccttttttttcattaattataatttatgttttttaatatattgaaaaactattgttatattatttcaggGTACTAAAAATCAGTATGAAAATCTGTCCCCAATATTGACGGTTTTGAACAAGAGCGCCCGCGGTTGTCGAGCTCAAAGGAAGTATTTAAGGCTAGTTGTGTTGCCACCCTTGCGAGATGTCTCTAGACCGCCTGAGAAAGGGCACACACTTCGTAATCAGCTGTGCAGGCTTCTTACTACCCCTGTGACATCTGTTAGGGATCTGGTCGCCGAGTTTCTATTCATTCTGTGCAAAGAGAAAGGTGagcgttatatatatttatatattccttcaatatattttttttattcattagaaCTAGAACCTAGTTCTGGCTTTATTTGTTAGTTCATGAATggaaattgaatttaaagaaTATGTTAAGCATATCTGAACGcgtatttattatgatatacgtGTCTCATGTCGATTTTTATTCTAGGGTAgctagttttttataataataattaattggttaTAGTTAGTCTAGGAataaagcaccactgaatattcatgtgcttaattcgtgtttataattcatctcgtgcttgacggtgaaggaaaacatcgtgaggaaacctgcatgtgtctaatttcattgaaattctgccacatgtgtattctaccaacccgcattggagcagcgtggtggaataagctccacaccttctcaaaatggagaggaggccttagcccagcagtggaacattaacaggctgttactgtagtttAGTGGCTCGTCAAACCCGAGATAGCACCACTGACTTCTCATAtgtttcatttgtgtttataattcacttcTGAGGCCAGATGATTCAAATAGATTAGCCAAAATATATTGACAAAACTTTCATCGgtcaatatcaaatataaatatattaaagttgtgGTCCGGTGCCAGATCTCGTTCCAGAATTGGACTCAGATTTGAGACTGTAAGACTGATCTTTACTGGACttaactataatatctcctgcgaaATTCGGTTAGCAGAACTATATTTctacatataacaatatacttttttgtttCAGTGGGTCGTATGGTCAAGTATACTGGATTCGGCAACGCAGCCGGTCACTTAGCACAAAAGGGTTTGATGGGCAGCAGCCGCGGGCCCGTGCTGTACTCTTCGAGCAGTGAGGACTCGGATACGGAAGAGTATTTGGAAGCACAACCTCGCATCGACCCAGTCGTGGGATGCACAAGACCGCCCCGGTCGAACCCGTTCGAGGGCATGACCGACGAGCAGGTTAACATTCTTTTGATTCTAATGTGcgattatttatgatttttttcttatatagtaAACAGATTAGGAACGGTAAGGGATCGGCGCCACCTAAAgatattggcgttgtaagaaatataatcacaatacgccaccaaccttgggaacgaagatgcaTATTGAAGATAGATATCGagaactataggcacaagggacatacccttgtgcctgtagttacactggctcactcacctttcctTTCTTTAAACTcaacggaacgcaacaatactatgcATTGCTGTTTAGCGCTAGAGAATCTGATGAGaatctgagtgggtggtatctacccagaagagcttgcagtTGAGTATTGCACTAGCTCACTTATCGTTTGGCGATATTGGTAACTGGTTAGGTGGCCAGACGGTCTTACACAAAGATCTGCCATGTTTCATAATTGAATTATTCTGGACGGATctgaatatatttctatttatattacgtATTCGTATTagtataagtagttaagtagaACGCTATTCCACTTTACTTATATTCCtaccttattattaattgaaattaattagttttttcataaatccgtaataaacaatatagttattttattagatctcgaccaatgatgtcATGTTAACTTAAAATCCAAGGTGTTTTCTATCTTTACTTCTTCTACCACTTCTTCCAGGATTCGATTTTCTTTTCAATGACGTATTTACCAAATTTAGGGGGCTTtattgccttagtcaccacgcttggcggacgggttggtgaccgcagtagCTGGAAATCTTTCGCTGATAGCTATAATAATCTAATCTAGTGCTGCGcactatcaggatttgcattttcggattccagaatttgtgtggttataccgccacgatatCGATCGCCAGAGCGTAGGTCGTTGATCAGCAGGATGCACCACGGGCAGGTAAGGTTGACGGTAGGGAGTCTAAGATCGCTGTCGACTCCCCTTACATCCCTTACATCCTAAatgatcgggatggttggcgttctatgggggaggctttcgtccagcagtgaacGGCGATAAGctgatatatatagatttaccAAATACTTTTCATTTTCTATTCAGCGACTGATCTTATACGTCcagtgaaaaaaatatagaaatacgACCCTTTGTGTCGTTTAGTGTTTGGTGTTATAGTGGGAaaagcaatttaattaatgttgtaaCCCAAAATTACCAAGTAGCAGATATTTGCATGAAAGTTTCACATCGTTGCCTAGAATTCAATAATGATAATCTATGTAGTTACGTTCAAACCTCACAAACGCTAACCGCAAGGGGATTTCATTGGATCTGCGGCTAACTAATGTAAACTTATACAAATGTATTACAGGTATTTTCGTTTCCGTTAAAAAACCACATTTAtcattattacaaatacatctaaatctatatgtttttttttttaagtttatatccTCATTGTTTTAATAGAtgaataatttatcataatatctCTAATCTCTAGTTAGAACTGTGGTACTTAATttttagtagtagtaatagAAGCGCATAACCGTCAGCTGTAAGCGCTGGTCCTGTTCTGGCCAATGACTATtaatcgcatttataatatcagaaaGGATTAAGATGCACAACCATAACATCATTATAGTAGGTGAACGTAGAAGATGATGACAAAAtcctttatttcattttttcttcATAGTCACAATTTTCCTTAAGATTATGTGCCTTTATCGTTGATCTAATATAAATGATCGTTATAACTTTTAGAAAGAATGCGAGGCGATGAAGCTGGTGAACCTGTTCGACAAGATGCTGTCGGACGGCGCGGTGAAGCCGGCGCGCATCGGGCCCGACGGCCGCCCGCAGCCCCTCGACCACGTGCTCGAGATGCGCGAGTGCCCCCCCAACCGCCCGCAGTCCTAACTACATTCGACGACTCCAGACAAGTCTCAGCACTGACAGCAATATATTCCGTATATTATCTATGCTCATATTAAAACCTGATTGTTCGCGTAGCGTATCCGTACAAGCA from Nymphalis io chromosome 4, ilAglIoxx1.1, whole genome shotgun sequence includes:
- the LOC126781781 gene encoding synembryn-A isoform X2 is translated as MNEDEITVLSGNNFREITQILENFLKVNDNVFSFPFLLSNNRRVSLWATLFQHLQSKSSESIHVLCLATIRLLSRDKTELESLICEKWIVTLIEKAGLFNFVDPEDTMDADMPVKEVVVEALKCLCNIAFNSEVARALCAHTSIAQGLVARLRSYKEISFKDEIMLFDMKLLFILTALRQDIKAKIKNDLHGMDYLISCLNELVVEATEPQMEVAGVSDVIEGSHNCYLQENQQAIMCEILKTQFNLMLHSGSEEPVSEEDEGMYLRLMPALTTLLYAHVPTQEKLMELHSNIANLLTSIPPVFYQYLTPELNDGETAQNIYDGRNMDALQALLQLLQYRLSITTYENLSPILTVLNKSARGCRAQRKYLRLVVLPPLRDVSRPPEKGHTLRNQLCRLLTTPVTSVRDLVAEFLFILCKEKVGRMVKYTGFGNAAGHLAQKGLMGSSRGPVLYSSSSEDSDTEEYLEAQPRIDPVVGCTRPPRSNPFEGMTDEQKECEAMKLVNLFDKMLSDGAVKPARIGPDGRPQPLDHVLEMRECPPNRPQS
- the LOC126781781 gene encoding synembryn-A isoform X1 gives rise to the protein MNEDEITVLSGNNFREITQILENFLKVNDNVFSFPFLLSNNRRVSLWATLFQHLQSKSSESIHVLCLATIRLLSRDKTELESLICEKWIVTLIEKAGLFNFVDPEDTMDADMPVKEVVVEALKCLCNIAFNSEVARALCAHTSIAQGLVARLRSYKEISFKDEIMLFDMKLLFILTALRQDIKAKIKNDLHGMDYLISCLNELVVEATEPQMEVAGVSDVIEGSHNCYLQENQQAIMCEILKTQFNLMLHSGSEEPVSEEDEGMYLRLMPALTTLLYAHVPTQEKLMELHSNIANLLTSIPPVFYQYLTPELNDGETAQNIYDGRNMDALQALLQLLQYRLSITTGTKNQYENLSPILTVLNKSARGCRAQRKYLRLVVLPPLRDVSRPPEKGHTLRNQLCRLLTTPVTSVRDLVAEFLFILCKEKVGRMVKYTGFGNAAGHLAQKGLMGSSRGPVLYSSSSEDSDTEEYLEAQPRIDPVVGCTRPPRSNPFEGMTDEQKECEAMKLVNLFDKMLSDGAVKPARIGPDGRPQPLDHVLEMRECPPNRPQS